The genomic DNA ATGGAGGACAGGCTGAGCAGCAGGGTGTAGCCGTCGGGCTGCGCGCGCGCGGCCTGGGCGATGCCGATGCCGCCCCCTGCCCCGCCCTTGTTCTCGATGACCACCGGCTGGCCGAGTTCCTTGCCCAGCGCCTGGGCCAGCGGCCGGGCCACGGTGTCGGCCACCCCGCCGGGCGGGAACGGCACGATCATCGTGATGGGGCGATCCGGATAAGCGCCCTGCCCCAGGGCGGGCCAGGCGCAGGCGGCCAGCGTGGCTGCGGCGAGCAGGCGGGCTGCGGCCCGCGCCGGGAAAAACGCGTCTGTCTTCATGTCTCTCTCCAGTGTCGGCCCGGCCCCGTACGTTGCGGTGGCCGTGGCGCTGTGGGTCGCGGGCGTGGTCTACACGCAGCGGTTCTCGATCTGGCCGATGCCGTCGATCTCGATGCGCACGACGTCGCCAGGCTTCAGGTAGGTGGGCGGCGTCAGGCCCATGCCGACGCCCGCCGGCGTGCCGGTGGCGATCACGTCGCCCGGCAACAGCGTGATGCCGCGCGAGCAGGTTTCGATGAGCGTGGGGATGTCGAAGATGAGGTCGGTCGTGCGGCCGTCCTGGCGCGCGCTGCCGTTGACCCAGCAACGCACCCGGGTATCGGTGCCATCGAGTTCATCGGCGGTGACCAGCCAGGGCCCCATGGGGCAGAAGGTGTCGAAGGACTTGCCCAGGTCCCATTGCTGGTGCCGCATCTGCACGTCGCGCGCCGTGACGTCGTTGACGATGGTGTAGCCAAACACGTGCGACAGCGCCTCGCCGCGCGAGATGTTGCGGCCGGGCTTGCCGATCACCACGGCCAGTTCGGCCTCGTAGTCGATCTTGTCGGAGATGCCCGCGGGCAGGTGGATGTCATCGCGAGGTCCCACGACGGTCTGCGGCACCTTGGTGAAGACGATGGGCCAGGACTCGGGATTGGCGTCATTGCCCTTGAACACCGAGTCGGACAGTTCCTTGGCGTGGTCACGGTAGTTGCGGCCCACGCAGAACAGGTTGCGGCGCTGCGCGGGCAGTGGCGCTTCGTGCTGGACCTGGTCCCAGGCGTAGGCCTCGCCCACCGTGGCGGGCAAGGGCTTGCCGGCCGCCAGCGCGTCGATGACGGCCAATGCGCCGCCGGCCGCCTGCTCGGGGGGAAAGTCCAGGGCGCTGACGGTCTTGCCGTCGTTCGACACCAGGCCGACCTTGCGCGCGCCGCCGGCGCGAAATACCGCGATTCTCATGCTTGCTCCTCGTCGTCCAGGCGGGCCCGCCGAGTGCCGGCCCTCACCTTGCGTGGAAACCAGGCTAGGACCAATGTTCTTTATCGTCAATACCAAAAAATACCTAATCAATGGATTGGCACTTGAATGGTTTCATTCAAGCCAGACGGGAAGCCGCGGCATTGTTGGGGTAAGGGGCAATGGCGCTGAGTTTTCCCCGCTGGCCAGATTGGCATTTTTTGGTATCATCCCGCTCACCCTTCCACTCTGATTCCAGATACCAGGACAGCCAGGCATCCCATGGACAAGGCCGCGACGCTGCGCGAACACGTGCATCAACAATTGCGCTCCGGCGCCTGGGCGCCAGGCCATCGCCTGCCCACCGAGCGTGCGCTGGGCGAGCAATTCGGCCTGAGCCGTTCCACGGTGCGGCGCGCGCTGGCCGAGTTGAAGGCGCGCGGCCTCATCGTGCAGACCGTGGGCAGCGGCACCTATGTCAGCGATCCGGCCGCGCCCGCGGATGCGGCCGAAGCCTTGCGCGACGAGGCCGCCACGACCAGCCCTGCCCAGCTCATGGCCGCGCGCGTGGCCCTGGAGCCCGCCATCGTGGGCATGGTGGTGCAGCACGCCACGCCGGCCGATTTCGCGCACATGCGGCATTGCTGCGAAGAGGCCGAGGCCGCGACCAGCTTCGAGGCCTTCGAGGTATGGGATGGGCGCCTGCACGAGGCCATCGCGGCCGCCACCCACAATCCCTTCATCGACAGCGTCTTCCGCCTGATGAACGCGGCGCGTTCCCACGCCTCGTGGGGCGCCTTGAAGCGCCGCAGCCTGACGCCTGAGCGCAGGCTGGCCTATCAGCGCGAGCATCGTGAACTGGTCGAGGCCCTGGCCGACAGGGATGCGGCACGCGCCACCGACTGCGCGCGCCGGCACCTGGTGCACGTGCGCGAGAACCTGCTGGGCGATTGAGCCCCGGTGGCCCGCCAGGCCGCATGGATCCTGACTTTCAGCTGAACGGATGCGCCCGGTCGGCGTGGTATGTTGTCGCCCTTTCGCATGATCCGCGCGCAGCCGGCGGTCCTGACTGGACGTCCAGGCTGCCGCTGTTTCCGGAGACACCCCGTGGCACCGCAGTCCGGTCACCGAGACCCTGATTCCTCCCATCTGCAGCGCAATCTCTCGAATCGGCACATCCAGCTCATCGCCATTGGCGGGGCCATCGGCACCGGCCTCTTCATGGGCTCGGGCAAGACCATCAGCCTGGCCGGCCCGTCGGTCATCCTGGTCTATCTCATCATCGGCGTGATGCTGTTCTTCGTCATGCGGGCGATGGGCGAGCTGCTGCTCTCCAACCTGCAATACAAGTCCTTCATCGATTTCTCGTCCGACCTGCTGGGCCCGTGGGCGGGCTTCTTCATGGGCTGGACCTACTGGTTCTGCTGGATCATCACGGCAATCGCCGACGTCATCGCGATCGCCGCCTATATGCAGTTCTGGTTCCCCGACCTGCCGCAGTGGGTGCCGGCGCTGGCCTGCGTGGGCCTGCTGCTGTCGCTGAACCTGCTGACCGTGAAGCTCTTCGGCGAGATCGAGTTCTGGTTCGCCATGATCAAGATCGTGGCCATCGTGGCGCTGGTGGGCACGGGGCTCTTCATGGCCTATTCCGCATTCGTGGCGCCCAGCGGCCGGGTGGCGGGGCTGTCCAATCTGTGGAATGACGGCGGGTTCTTCCCCAACGGCATGATGGGCTTCTTCGCCGGTTTCCAGATAGCGGTCTTCGCCTTCGTGGGCATCGAGCTGGTGGGCACGACGGCGGCGGAAGCGCGTGACCCCGAGCGCACGCTGCCGCGCGCCATCAACTCCATTCCCGTGCGCATCGTCATCTTCTATGTGATGGCGCTGGTGGCCATCATGGCGGTCACGCCCTGGCGCGACGTCGTGCCCAGCAAGAGCCCGTTCGTCGAGCTCTTCGTGCTGGCGGGCCTGCCGGCCGCCGCGGGCATCATCAATTTCGTGGTGCTGACCTCGGCGGCGTCATCGGCCAACGGCGGCGTGTTCTCGACCAGCCGCATGCTGTACGGCCTGGCCGAGAAAGGCGACGCCCCTAGGCGGTTCGCCGTGCTCTCCCGCCGCCACGTGCCGGCCAGCGGCTTGATGTTCTCCTGCATCTGCCTGCTCGGCGGCGCAGCGCTGATGTATGTGATTCCCGACCTGGTCGAAGCCTTCACGCTGGTCACCACCGTGTCGGCCACGCTCTTCATGTTCGTGTGGTCGCTGATCCTGCTGTCCTACCTGGTCTATCGCAAGCAGCGCCCCGCCCTGCACGCGGCCTCGCGCTACAAGATGCCCGGCGGACGGTTCATGGCCTGCGCCTGCCTGGCATTCTTCGCCTTCATCGTGGTGTTGCTGCTGCTGGAGGCCGACACGCGCCAGGCGCTCTTCGTCGCCCCCTTGTGGTTCCTGTTGCTGGGCGTGGGCTACGCCGTCGCCAGGAAGCGTGCCATCCAGGGCCGGCCGGACTGAGCCCGGCCCCGGGGCGCGCCGGACTCAGTCCTTCAGGTTGAGCTTGGGCACCAGGGTCTTGAAGGCTGCCGCCTGGCGGGCGATGTCGGCGGCGAAGGCGTCGCTGTCGGCATAGGCAGGCGTCAGGTTCTGCTTGCGCAACGCCGCGTCGAACGTCGACGACTCCGAGATCTGGCGGGCCACCTCACGCCACTTCGCCACTGCCTCCGCCGGCGCCTGCCTGGGCAGGCCGATGCCGCGCCACACGCTGAACTGCAGGTCCATGCCCTTTTCCTTCAGCGTCGGGCTGTCCAGGCCCTGCACGCGCTGGTCGGCCATGACGGCCAGCGTGCGCAGCTTGCCGGTTTCCACGTGCTGGCGCAGTTCGGCGTAGGCCACGGTGGTGGCCTGCACGTCGCCGGCCAGCAATCCCATGATGGCCGGCGATGAACCCTGGTAAGGCACATGCGTGAACTGCACGCCGCTGGCCTCGCCCAGCGCCGCGGCCGCCAGGTGCGGCACGGTGCCGATGCCCGCGTTCGAGATCGCCACGTTGCCGGGCTTCTTCCTGGCGTCGGCCAGGAACTCCTCCAGCGTCTTCCAGGGGGCATCGGCGCGCACGGTGACGGAGGACGGATCGTCGGTGAAGCGCGCGATGGGCAGGAAGTCGTCCGCCGTGGTCTTGCCGATGCCCATCAAGGGCACCACCAGCATCTCGGTGGTCATGAGCACCGTGCGATAGCCATCGGGCTGGCCATTGGCCACATAGGCCCAGCCGATGGAACCGCTGGCCCCCGGACGGTTCAGCACCACCACGGGTTGCGGCATGAGCGGACGCGCGACATCCGCGATCAGTCGCGCGGTGTTGTCGCTGCCGCCGCCGGGTTGATAGGCCACCATCAGTTCGATGGCGCGGGTCGGATAGGGGTCGGCCTGGGCGGCGGCGGGCAATGCCCCCAGGCCGGCGAGCAGCAGCGTGGCAAGCGCGCGCGGGGCGCGGAACAGCGTGGTCATGGTATTTCCCCTTGGATGTTATGGATGGGTCGTGCCTGGGCTTCAGTCGTAGCCCAGCGCCTTCAGGTCCGCCAGGGTCTGGCGGGTGATCTGGATGGTGCGCTCGCGTTCGGCGCCGGTGAGCGCCAGGCGCGGCGCCTTGACGGTTTCGGCGCTGCCGGTGATCAGGTGCTCGGCCAGCTTGATGTGCTGCACCAGCTTGACCACGGTGTCCAGGTGGAAGAGCGGCGTCAGGGCCGCGTACAGCTTGCGGGCCTGGGCAAAATCGCCGGCGATGGCGAGGTCCAGCAGTTGCACGGACTGGCGCGGCAAGGCATTGGCCATGCCCGAGACCCAGGCCTGGGCGCCCAGCGCCACGCTTTCCACGATCAGGTCATCCACGCCGCAGACCACCGCCAGGCGGTCGCCGAAGCGCGAGATCAGATCGGTCACGCGCGTCGTGTCATAAGACTCTTCCTTGATGGCGACGATGGTGGGGGCCGCCAGCAAGTCGGCCACCACGTCCGGGCGCAGGTCCACGCCGTAGCCGCGCGGATTGTTGTAGAGCAGGATCTCCAGGCGGCTGGCGGCGGCCACCGTCTTGTAGAACGCGATGGTCTCGGCGTCGTCCGATTTGTAGGTCAGGCCGGGAAAGACCATCAGGCCGTCCACGCCGATCTTCTCGGCTTCACGGGCATAGGCCACGGCCTTCTCGGTGCTGGTCTCGGCCAGGCCGGAGATCACGGGCACGCGGCCGCGCACGGTTTCCTTCGCGGTGCGCAGGACGGTCAGCTTTTCCTCGGGCGAAAGCTGGGCGTTCTCGCCCACCATGCCCATCATCACCACGCCGGCCACGCCGTTCTCGATCAGGCGTTCCAGGCCCTGGCGGATCGCGTCCAGGTCCAGGGCGCCGTCGGCCTTGAGCTTGGTGGTGACGGCGGGGAATACGCCTTTCCACTGGATCGTCATGTTGTCTTCCTTTCTTGGTTTGTATGGGATTTTTCGTGAACAATATATTGGATCCAATTTGAGGGATCAAGAAAAATGCCGCGATGGGCGGCGGGTTTTCGGCATCCAGGCACCTTTCCGGTCCGCGTCGGACTTGCGGGTCTGTCCGGATCGGCTGAACATTGGATCCAATATATAATCGAACCTTACACGCAAGCATGGCCGCGGCAACACTCGGGATAACCCTGATGCGTCTGCCGCCCAGAAGACGACGAGACATGGAACTGGACACCCTCCCCGCGCAAGCCCCCGGCCGCCTGGTGCGCAAGACCACCGTGGAACTGGTCGTGGACGCCCTGCGCGCCCGCATCCTGTCGGGCCAGCTGGCGCCCGGCCAGCCCCTGCGCCAGGAGGCCCTGGCCGATGACCTGGGCGTGAGCCGTATCCCCGTGCGCGAGGCGATCCGGCTGCTCAGCGCCGAAGGCCTGGCGGACCTGGTGCCGCACAAGGGCGCCTATGTCTCCACCCTGTCGCCCGGCGAAGTGCAGGAGCTCTTCGACCTGCGCCTGCGCATCGAACCCTGGCTGATCCACGAAGCCGCGCCCGTGATTCCGGAGGCTGCCCTGCGCCAGGCCGAGGCGATGCTGGGCGCCATGGACGAGGCGCAGGATGCCGACTGGGGCCGGTTGAACCGCGACTTCCATGAACTCCTGTACCGCCCGGCGGGCCGCGCCACGGCCATGAACATCGTGCGTTCGCTGCATGAAAAATCGGAACGCTATTTCCGCCTGCAGGTGTTCAACGCGCCCATCAAGCAGCAGGCGCGCGAGGAACACCTGGCCTTGATCGAACTCTGCCGCGCGCGGCAGGCCGATGCCGCGCAGGCCTTGCTGACCCGTCACATCGAGGACGCGGCGCTGCAGATCCGCGGCATCATCGACCGCCTGATGAAGGACGGCTGAGCGGCTTGTCCCGGGCCCGGGCAGGGTCAAGCGGCCCGTCCCGTCCCTGCTGTGTTAGCGTGGGCCACGCGCCCACCGGGCGACACCCCAGAACAAGGAGGAGCAGGCAAATGACCCAGGCCACCAGCGTCAGCATCGCCGAGTTCGGCGACGCGTCCGTCATGCAGTTGTCGTCGCACGCGCTGCCCGCGCCCGGCAAGGGCGAGGCGCAGATCCGCCAGACGGCCATCGGCTTCAACTTCATCGACATCTACCAGCGCCAGGGCGCGTATCCCCTGCCCTTGCCCACGGGCCTGGGCCACGAGGCCGCGGGCGTCGTCGAGGCGGTGGGGCCGGGCGTGGACGCGTTCCGGCCGGGCGACCGGGTGGCCTACATGAACGCGGGCGTGGGCGCCTATGCCAGCGCGCGCAATGTGCCGGCCAGCAAGCTGGTGCGCCTGCCCGATGGCGTGTCGGACGAGATGGCGGCCGCCGTGCTGTTCAAGGGCATGACCGCGCAGTACCTGCTGCGCAAGACGCATCGCGTGCAGCCGGGCGACGTGGTGCTGGTGCATGCCGCAGCGGGGGGCGTGGGACAGATCCTCTGCCGCTGGGCCAAGGCCCTGGGTGCCTTCGTGGTGGGCACCGCGGGTTCAGCGGAGAAATGCGAGCAGGCGCGCGCGGCGGGTTGCGACGTGGCCATCGACTACCGCCAGCCTGACTGGGTGGCGACGCTGCTGGATCGCCTGGACGGGCGCAAGGCGCGTGTCGTCTATGACTCGGTGGGACGCGACACCTTCCTGCACTCGCTGGACTGTGCCGCGCCTTTCGGCCTGGTGGTGCTGTATGGCGCCGCCTCCGGCCCGGCGCCGGAGATCTCGCCCGAATTGCTGAACAAGAAGGGCTGCCTGTTCCTGACGCGGCCTTCGGTCTTCCCGCACAATGCCGACCCGGCGGTGTTCCGCGCCAATGCGGCCGAGCTGTTCGAGGCGATCGCTTCGGGCGCGGTGCGCGCCGAGATCGGCGCGCGCTATCCGCTGGCCGATATCGTGCGCGCGCACGAGGATGCGCAGGCGCGCCGCAGCACGGGCGCCATCCTGCTGTTGCCCTGACGGGACGCCACGGGCGGCGCGGGAACGGCGCTCGGAGTACAGTGGCGCCTTTGCTGGCGGCGTATCCGCCGCCGGCGGCTTTCCACGCCTTGCGCCGCCATGTCCGTTCCCGTCCGCCCCGATACGACCCCTGCCCGTCCTGCCGTGCCGAGCGCGGCCAATCTTCCCCTGCTGGGTTTTACCCTGCTGCTCCTGTGCCAGGCCGTCGGCGAAGCCCTGTCGCGCCTGTTGCACCTGCCCTTTCCCGGGCCCGTGGTGGGCATGATGCTGCTCCTGCCGGCGCTGCGCAGCGCCTGGGTGCGCGCCGCGGTCGTGCCCGCCGCGCAGTTCCTGCTGGCGCACCTGGCCTTGCTGTTCGTGCCGGTGGGCGTGGGCGTGATGGGCTATGTGGGCCTGCTGGCCGACCACGGCTTCCGTCTGCTGGCCGTGATTGCGCTGTCGACGTGGGCGGGCATGGCGGCCACCTTGTGGGCGCTGCGCTGGCGCAGCCGTGACGGGGGCGGACAGGCATGAACGACTTCGTCGAACTCTGGATCTACCTGTCGTCCACGCCGCTCTTCGGCCTGACGGCCACGCTGGCGGTGTATCTGCTGACCGGGACGGTCTATGCGCGCCTGGGCCAAAACCCGCTGGCCAATCCGGTCTTGTGGAGCGTGGTGCTGATCGCGCTGGGCCTGTTCCTCACTGGCGTGCCTTACCAGACCTATTTCGCCGGGGCGCAATTCATCCACTTCCTGTTGGGACCGGCCGTGGTGGCCTTGGGGTGGCCCTTGTACCAGCGCTGGCCGGCCTTGCGCGCGCAATGGCGTCGCATCGGGCTGGCCGCCGCGCTGGGCGGCGCGGTGGCCAGCGTCAGTGCGCTGCTGCTGGGCTGGCTGTTCGGCCTGCCTGCCGAGATGCTGCGCAGCCTCGCGCCCAAGTCCGTGACGGCGCCCGTGGCGATGGGCATTGCCGAAGCCATCGGCGGCATTCCCGCGCTGGCGGCGGTCATCGCCATCCTGACGGGGTTGGTGGGCGCGTTGACGGGCAAGACGCTCTTCGACCTGCTGCGCATCCCGCGCGATGAGGCGGGCTGGATGCAGCGCGGCATGGCGCTGGGCGTGGTCTCGCACGGCATCGGCGCGGCGCGGGCCATGCAGGTGAACGCGGATGCCGGCGCCTACGCCGGCCTGGCGCTGGGCCTGCAGGTCGTGCTGGGTTCGCTGTTGATTCCGGCGCTCTATCGCCTGGCCGACCTGTTCTAGGCAGGCGGGCGGGCGCAGGCGCGTGTCAGTCCGCGCGCCAGCGATTGCCGCATGCCGTGCAGCGCCAGACGTTCTGGTCGCCAGGCGGCACGGGCAGTTGCGCCGCGTGCACCAGCAGCATCGACAGCCGCCAGCGCCAGCCGTGATACGGCTCCGCGGCGCCCTGGCACGCCGGGCATGCGATGCCTGCGGCGGGCTCGGATGCCTGCGTGGTGTCGGCGCTTTCCAGCGCGTAATCGCCGGCATCGAGCCGGGCGAGTATTTCGCGCGCGGCCGCTGCCTGGGGCGCGGGCACGCGTATCTTCACGCCGCCCAGGGCGTTCGCCATCAACCAGTTGGCCGAGACGTAGTTCGCATCGGCAATGTTCGCGTCCAGCCCCTCGGCTTGCAGCCTGCCGGCGGCCATGTGCGCCAGCATCACGCTGTCGTAGCTGGCAACGGTGCGGTAGGGATCGGTGTCATCAGCGCGCATGGGTGACCTCGATGGACGATGGGATGCGGGAACGATAGCAGTTGAAACGACGCATCGGGTTGCAGACTGTAAGTCCCGTTGCCCGGTGCATGCCGCGGCCGACTGCGGTTTCCAGCATACGGTTATGCGGCGCGCCGGCGGGGATCACTGCTATCGTGGGCGCCTTTGCGCCACCGCCCTCCTCGCCGTGATCCAGACCTTCGACCTCGACCTGCTGCGCACCTTCGTTGCCGTGGCCGACCAGCGCACCTTCGCGGGCGCGGGGCGGCACACGGGCCGCAGCCAGGCGGCGGTGTCGCAGCAGATGCAGCGGCTGGAGGCGCAGGTGGGCCTGCCGCTTTTCAGCCGCCAGGGCCGGCACAAGCGGCTGACCGAGCACGGCGCCAAGCTGCTGCGCTACGCCCGCGACATGTTGAGCCTGAACGACGACGCGGCCCGCGCGCTGGGGGAAAGCGATATGCACGGGTCGCTGCGCATCGGCTCGCCGCACGATGTCGCGGACACGCTGCTGCCGCCCATCCTGGAGCAGATCGCGCGCTCGGCGCCGCGCCTGCGCCTGGAGATCGACGTGGGCCGCAGCCCTTTCCTGATGGAAGCGCTGCATCGCGGCGAGATCGACATGACGCTGTCCACGCGCCATGACCGCTCCTTGCAAGGCCTGGTCTTGCGCAGCTCGCCCACGGTGTGGGTGTGCGCATCGCAATACGTGCATGCGCGCGAGCAGCCGCTGCCGCTCATCCTCATCGACGAACCCAGCATCTTCCGGCGGCTGGCCATCGAGGCGCTGGACCGGGCCCGCGTGCCGTGGAAGCAGGCCTACCTGTCTTCCAACCTGATCGGCGTGAAGGCCGCCATCCGCGCCAACCTGGGGGTGACGGCGCGCAGCATGGAGCTGTTGGGGCCGGACATGCGCGTGCTGGGCGAACGGGACGGGCTGCCCAAGCTGCCGGACGTGACCTATTACCTGTGGATCCGCCCGAACACGGTCAATCCGCTGGTGCGGCAGGCATTCGACCTGCTGAGCCGCGCGGGCCGCTATGCCCCGGTGGCGGCCGTCGGCTGAGGGACGCGGCCGGCGACGGTTCGGCGGCTGGCGAACCGTCATGCGCGGTGGCCGGGCTACAGTGCGGGCATGTCGCCCCCACCTGGAGTTTTCGCATGCGCCGTCCGTCCTTCCGCTGTACGCCGTCCCACCCCGAGCAGGCGGTGACGGCATGATCGCGATCATCT from Orrella dioscoreae includes the following:
- a CDS encoding FadR/GntR family transcriptional regulator, whose protein sequence is MDKAATLREHVHQQLRSGAWAPGHRLPTERALGEQFGLSRSTVRRALAELKARGLIVQTVGSGTYVSDPAAPADAAEALRDEAATTSPAQLMAARVALEPAIVGMVVQHATPADFAHMRHCCEEAEAATSFEAFEVWDGRLHEAIAAATHNPFIDSVFRLMNAARSHASWGALKRRSLTPERRLAYQREHRELVEALADRDAARATDCARRHLVHVRENLLGD
- a CDS encoding LrgB family protein encodes the protein MNDFVELWIYLSSTPLFGLTATLAVYLLTGTVYARLGQNPLANPVLWSVVLIALGLFLTGVPYQTYFAGAQFIHFLLGPAVVALGWPLYQRWPALRAQWRRIGLAAALGGAVASVSALLLGWLFGLPAEMLRSLAPKSVTAPVAMGIAEAIGGIPALAAVIAILTGLVGALTGKTLFDLLRIPRDEAGWMQRGMALGVVSHGIGAARAMQVNADAGAYAGLALGLQVVLGSLLIPALYRLADLF
- a CDS encoding putative signal transducing protein, which gives rise to MRADDTDPYRTVASYDSVMLAHMAAGRLQAEGLDANIADANYVSANWLMANALGGVKIRVPAPQAAAAREILARLDAGDYALESADTTQASEPAAGIACPACQGAAEPYHGWRWRLSMLLVHAAQLPVPPGDQNVWRCTACGNRWRAD
- a CDS encoding LysR substrate-binding domain-containing protein — its product is MQTFDLDLLRTFVAVADQRTFAGAGRHTGRSQAAVSQQMQRLEAQVGLPLFSRQGRHKRLTEHGAKLLRYARDMLSLNDDAARALGESDMHGSLRIGSPHDVADTLLPPILEQIARSAPRLRLEIDVGRSPFLMEALHRGEIDMTLSTRHDRSLQGLVLRSSPTVWVCASQYVHAREQPLPLILIDEPSIFRRLAIEALDRARVPWKQAYLSSNLIGVKAAIRANLGVTARSMELLGPDMRVLGERDGLPKLPDVTYYLWIRPNTVNPLVRQAFDLLSRAGRYAPVAAVG
- a CDS encoding dihydrodipicolinate synthase family protein, with protein sequence MTIQWKGVFPAVTTKLKADGALDLDAIRQGLERLIENGVAGVVMMGMVGENAQLSPEEKLTVLRTAKETVRGRVPVISGLAETSTEKAVAYAREAEKIGVDGLMVFPGLTYKSDDAETIAFYKTVAAASRLEILLYNNPRGYGVDLRPDVVADLLAAPTIVAIKEESYDTTRVTDLISRFGDRLAVVCGVDDLIVESVALGAQAWVSGMANALPRQSVQLLDLAIAGDFAQARKLYAALTPLFHLDTVVKLVQHIKLAEHLITGSAETVKAPRLALTGAERERTIQITRQTLADLKALGYD
- a CDS encoding GntR family transcriptional regulator, whose product is MELDTLPAQAPGRLVRKTTVELVVDALRARILSGQLAPGQPLRQEALADDLGVSRIPVREAIRLLSAEGLADLVPHKGAYVSTLSPGEVQELFDLRLRIEPWLIHEAAPVIPEAALRQAEAMLGAMDEAQDADWGRLNRDFHELLYRPAGRATAMNIVRSLHEKSERYFRLQVFNAPIKQQAREEHLALIELCRARQADAAQALLTRHIEDAALQIRGIIDRLMKDG
- the cycA gene encoding D-serine/D-alanine/glycine transporter produces the protein MAPQSGHRDPDSSHLQRNLSNRHIQLIAIGGAIGTGLFMGSGKTISLAGPSVILVYLIIGVMLFFVMRAMGELLLSNLQYKSFIDFSSDLLGPWAGFFMGWTYWFCWIITAIADVIAIAAYMQFWFPDLPQWVPALACVGLLLSLNLLTVKLFGEIEFWFAMIKIVAIVALVGTGLFMAYSAFVAPSGRVAGLSNLWNDGGFFPNGMMGFFAGFQIAVFAFVGIELVGTTAAEARDPERTLPRAINSIPVRIVIFYVMALVAIMAVTPWRDVVPSKSPFVELFVLAGLPAAAGIINFVVLTSAASSANGGVFSTSRMLYGLAEKGDAPRRFAVLSRRHVPASGLMFSCICLLGGAALMYVIPDLVEAFTLVTTVSATLFMFVWSLILLSYLVYRKQRPALHAASRYKMPGGRFMACACLAFFAFIVVLLLLEADTRQALFVAPLWFLLLGVGYAVARKRAIQGRPD
- a CDS encoding tripartite tricarboxylate transporter substrate binding protein, with protein sequence MTTLFRAPRALATLLLAGLGALPAAAQADPYPTRAIELMVAYQPGGGSDNTARLIADVARPLMPQPVVVLNRPGASGSIGWAYVANGQPDGYRTVLMTTEMLVVPLMGIGKTTADDFLPIARFTDDPSSVTVRADAPWKTLEEFLADARKKPGNVAISNAGIGTVPHLAAAALGEASGVQFTHVPYQGSSPAIMGLLAGDVQATTVAYAELRQHVETGKLRTLAVMADQRVQGLDSPTLKEKGMDLQFSVWRGIGLPRQAPAEAVAKWREVARQISESSTFDAALRKQNLTPAYADSDAFAADIARQAAAFKTLVPKLNLKD
- a CDS encoding quinone oxidoreductase family protein yields the protein MTQATSVSIAEFGDASVMQLSSHALPAPGKGEAQIRQTAIGFNFIDIYQRQGAYPLPLPTGLGHEAAGVVEAVGPGVDAFRPGDRVAYMNAGVGAYASARNVPASKLVRLPDGVSDEMAAAVLFKGMTAQYLLRKTHRVQPGDVVLVHAAAGGVGQILCRWAKALGAFVVGTAGSAEKCEQARAAGCDVAIDYRQPDWVATLLDRLDGRKARVVYDSVGRDTFLHSLDCAAPFGLVVLYGAASGPAPEISPELLNKKGCLFLTRPSVFPHNADPAVFRANAAELFEAIASGAVRAEIGARYPLADIVRAHEDAQARRSTGAILLLP
- a CDS encoding CidA/LrgA family protein, with translation MSVPVRPDTTPARPAVPSAANLPLLGFTLLLLCQAVGEALSRLLHLPFPGPVVGMMLLLPALRSAWVRAAVVPAAQFLLAHLALLFVPVGVGVMGYVGLLADHGFRLLAVIALSTWAGMAATLWALRWRSRDGGGQA
- a CDS encoding fumarylacetoacetate hydrolase family protein, whose product is MRIAVFRAGGARKVGLVSNDGKTVSALDFPPEQAAGGALAVIDALAAGKPLPATVGEAYAWDQVQHEAPLPAQRRNLFCVGRNYRDHAKELSDSVFKGNDANPESWPIVFTKVPQTVVGPRDDIHLPAGISDKIDYEAELAVVIGKPGRNISRGEALSHVFGYTIVNDVTARDVQMRHQQWDLGKSFDTFCPMGPWLVTADELDGTDTRVRCWVNGSARQDGRTTDLIFDIPTLIETCSRGITLLPGDVIATGTPAGVGMGLTPPTYLKPGDVVRIEIDGIGQIENRCV